A region of Shewanella psychromarinicola DNA encodes the following proteins:
- the tnpC gene encoding IS66 family transposase: MTTEQPDNIEQLKKMLAMLQHENQVLNAKNKDLENRLNIALEQLQLNRNKQFGQRSEKMPKGTFNEAEQDQSTNKNENKQQGKTGRKRLPEHLEREERSYTLDSPMCDCCGHVMRECGVQESEQVNIIPEKISVIKHRQTKYACRECETTSTSTSVITAPKPAQPIPQSIASPEALAAVVTAKYCDALPLYRLTDIFARGGLNISRATLANWCIASAELVRPLIAAMKANLLAQSTLCADETTVQVLDEPDRKAATKSYMWVYRSNEFSDNPVVIYDYQPSRARSCPEAFLADYAGYLQCDGYSVYDNIEGIMPVGCWAHARRKFHDALAVQPKKTGKATVGINYIQKLYAIEKRAKTLPPDKRKSLRQEKAEPILTSLHEWLEKSEKTVLPKSKIGVAIKYTLNQWEKLRRYLESGELGIDNNVTERDIRPFTTGRKNWMFCQSVNGAKASAALYSLVMTCRANDINPYFYFQKLFTELPQRDKFADLSDLLPWHADLKA; this comes from the coding sequence ATGACAACTGAACAGCCTGATAATATTGAACAACTAAAAAAAATGCTGGCAATGTTGCAGCATGAAAATCAGGTGCTCAATGCTAAAAATAAAGACTTGGAAAACCGCCTTAATATCGCTTTGGAACAATTGCAACTCAACCGCAATAAGCAGTTTGGTCAACGCAGTGAGAAAATGCCGAAAGGCACATTCAATGAAGCTGAGCAGGATCAATCCACAAATAAAAATGAAAATAAACAACAAGGTAAAACGGGTCGAAAACGATTACCTGAGCACCTTGAACGTGAAGAAAGATCTTATACTCTTGACAGCCCTATGTGCGATTGCTGTGGTCATGTGATGCGTGAATGCGGTGTGCAAGAAAGCGAACAAGTCAACATTATTCCAGAGAAGATCAGCGTCATTAAGCACAGGCAAACCAAGTATGCTTGCCGTGAATGTGAAACAACATCAACCAGTACCTCTGTCATTACCGCGCCTAAGCCTGCACAGCCGATCCCCCAGAGTATCGCCAGCCCTGAAGCGCTTGCGGCTGTGGTGACCGCCAAATACTGTGATGCCCTACCGCTTTATCGGTTAACCGACATATTTGCCCGTGGCGGTTTAAATATTAGCCGCGCTACACTGGCCAATTGGTGCATAGCCAGTGCCGAATTAGTTAGGCCGTTAATTGCTGCGATGAAAGCTAATCTACTCGCTCAATCAACGCTGTGCGCAGATGAAACAACGGTGCAAGTATTGGATGAACCAGATAGAAAAGCAGCAACTAAATCCTATATGTGGGTCTATCGCAGCAATGAATTTAGCGATAACCCTGTTGTTATTTATGATTATCAACCGAGTCGTGCACGCAGTTGCCCAGAAGCATTTCTAGCAGATTATGCCGGATATTTACAATGTGATGGTTACAGTGTTTACGACAATATAGAAGGAATAATGCCAGTCGGGTGCTGGGCACACGCCAGACGCAAATTCCACGATGCCTTAGCGGTGCAACCGAAGAAAACCGGCAAAGCAACAGTCGGTATCAATTATATTCAAAAACTGTATGCAATAGAAAAGCGGGCAAAAACATTACCGCCCGATAAGCGAAAATCACTCCGGCAGGAAAAGGCTGAGCCAATCTTAACATCGTTGCATGAATGGTTAGAAAAAAGCGAGAAAACAGTCCTGCCCAAAAGTAAAATTGGGGTAGCAATCAAGTACACATTGAATCAGTGGGAAAAACTGAGGCGTTACCTTGAATCAGGTGAATTAGGCATTGATAATAATGTCACTGAACGCGATATCAGGCCGTTTACGACGGGGCGGAAAAACTGGATGTTCTGCCAATCGGTAAATGGTGCAAAAGCCAGTGCTGCACTTTATAGCTTGGTGATGACTTGCCGTGCCAACGATATTAACCCGTACTTTTACTTCCAAAAACTTTTCACGGAACTGCCACAACGGGATAAATTTGCTGATTTAAGTGATTTATTACCTTGGCATGCCGATCTAAAAGCTTGA
- the tnpB gene encoding IS66 family insertion sequence element accessory protein TnpB (TnpB, as the term is used for proteins encoded by IS66 family insertion elements, is considered an accessory protein, since TnpC, encoded by a neighboring gene, is a DDE family transposase.), translating into MTPHKQIYLVTGHTDMRKAIDGLSLIVSDVLEMDPLNQAWFIFCNRHRDKIKILFWDTNGFWLYYRRLEKGRFKWPGANDEQDALTINQHQLNWLLSGLSLEVSHGHKPLNGLTVR; encoded by the coding sequence ATGACACCACATAAGCAGATTTATCTTGTTACCGGCCATACCGACATGCGTAAAGCCATTGATGGCTTATCTTTAATCGTCAGTGATGTATTGGAAATGGATCCGTTGAATCAAGCCTGGTTTATTTTTTGTAATCGCCACCGGGACAAAATTAAGATTTTATTTTGGGATACTAATGGTTTTTGGCTTTACTATCGGCGGCTAGAAAAAGGTCGCTTTAAGTGGCCTGGCGCTAACGACGAACAAGACGCGCTGACAATCAACCAGCATCAGCTAAATTGGTTACTATCAGGCTTATCGTTAGAAGTATCCCATGGGCATAAACCCTTAAATGGCCTGACAGTGAGGTGA
- the tnpA gene encoding IS66 family insertion sequence element accessory protein TnpA, with the protein MSKNDKIQYWQRIFQQQTESKLTKAEFCKTNDLTLSTFYAWTKKLNPHSSSTKQKVVPLIFLEIKPDQPLTLALPNGYLFSFPASLAPSKLQQFLRVLSA; encoded by the coding sequence ATGTCAAAAAACGATAAAATACAATACTGGCAACGCATTTTTCAGCAGCAAACTGAAAGTAAATTAACCAAAGCTGAATTTTGTAAAACCAATGACTTAACCCTATCTACATTTTATGCGTGGACTAAAAAACTTAACCCGCATTCGTCATCAACTAAGCAAAAAGTGGTGCCGCTGATTTTTCTTGAAATTAAACCTGACCAGCCACTCACGCTGGCATTGCCCAACGGCTATCTGTTTTCTTTTCCAGCCTCATTAGCGCCAAGCAAATTACAACAATTTTTACGCGTGCTATCAGCATGA